ATAAAAAAATAGGGTGCAACCACAATCATGCTCCACAATAAAATGTGCACAAGAATGACTGCGTATGTATTGGTCGTGTTGTTCCTGATGCGATTTTCCATTGTAAATCCAGTTTAAAATTTGGGTAATTAAAGGTGTCTCCGTAGCATTAACCGCCATGGCCACGTCCAAAACCTCTTCCGGGACCTGGACCGTGCTGAGGCATCATGTCTTCTCGTGTTGCTCCATTTTTAAAAATATTGAAACGATAAACAAAGTGCACCATGAAGTAGGTGGTAAGCGTGTTGGTTGTTGTGTCACGAATATAGTTGGACGTCACAGATCTACTGATGTTGCTACGTTGTTGCAGAATATCATATATCTTTAAACGGATGGTGCCGTTCTTTTGTTTAAACAATTGCTTCTGAATGGAAGCATTCCATAACCACTCGTCTTGCGTAAAACCATCGGAATAACCTGAATTGGTACTGTAGTTGATATCGCTCTCAATGGACATATCCCAGGGAAGGTAAAGGGTGGTATTGGCATTTCCCCCGTAGTTCAGGAACTCCTGGTCGCGTTGTCCTTCCAGGCTGTTTTTTACTTTATTATAGCTAATATTACCGCGGATCCCAAAGTCTATCAGGTCCGACCGGTAGTTTAACCCGAGCGTTTCACCCAGATTGAGCCTGCGGCTCAGGTTTTTCTCCAGATTAGAGAAACCGTTTGCATGATTATAGCTGGCAAATGACATGGAGAAAACAGAGAATCTGATGTTCTTCAACGGGATATTCATCATCATACGGCCGTTAGCATTCCAGTTCCCTGTCACGTTTTCATACGTGGTTTCCCTGCGTCCCGTTTCCCGGTCGGTCATGGTGGATGAGACAATATCATTAGTCAGGTAACGGATGTCTCCAAAAAAACCCATGGAACGGTTCTTCTCGGGATTAAAATTCTGGTAACGAAGGTTTAGCCGGTGTTCAAAAGAAGGCTTCAAATCGGGATTCCCATAAGTGATGTTCAGCGGGTTCGAAACATCCACCACCGGAGACAGTTGGGTTACCGAAGGTTGATCGGTATTGCCAAAATAACGGAGCCTCAGGTTATGCTGTCGTGTCCATCTGTAGTTGAACTGCGCCATGGGTGCATAATTGACCACATCTCGGGTAAAATCACTGATTTTATTGTCTCCTATAAACGTTTTGCTTTGTGAGCTTGAAGGTTGTACAGAGAACCCAATCGTATAATCGTACTTCTGACGAACAGACTGAAAGTTAAACTCAATCTCCTGATTGGTGAAATTATTTTCCAGACGTTTGCTGTACTGTTCATCTAAAACCGTGTAATTACCTGACTCATCCTTAACACGGGTATCTTTATCCGATCCGGAAATATTTTGGCGATACTGATAGGCAAACTGAATAGCGTTGTTGTTTCCCAACGGCTCAACGTAAGATACATAACCGCGCCAGTTTTTGGAATCATTGGTATTGACAAACCGCTGATCAATAAGGTCATCGGGTTTCGTCCCGTTGTAAAAAGTGTTGGATAGATTTGTCCCTTCATTTTCAGAATCGGACATTCCTCCACGCAACTGGACACTCAATATACGGCCTTTTTTACCGAGTGTACGGCTCACATCCAAACGCGCAGAAAGGTTCTTCCCATCACCCGTGGAATTATATCTTGAATCTCCGTAATTTATGGAATCCTCCAGGGTTTCGGTTGTGGTCAGAAAGTCACTGAGCTCAGTCCTTCGATTGTTGTAAACCGATCCTTCAGGATTAAAAATAATTCTTGTCAACGTATCGGGTGTCCATTCCAGGCGCAGGTCCATGTTGAAATTCTGGCTGTAATTGTTGCTGGAATTATTTTCGTCTTCCAATGTGTTACCACTGCTGAGAATATTTTGTGTATGTGTTTTGGAAAGTGTATTGTTGTCAGTATTTCCATACCGGAGATTACCGCCGAGCTTCAGTTTGTTGGTAAATTGCTGGCTGAAATTAAAACCTGCATTTCCGGATGTGGTGATTCCGCTTCGTCCGCCAAAGAACATCCTTCTACCTCCACCGCCTCCACTTCCAAACATCGAAGATGCCAAATCGGAAAATCCGGCATTGTTGGTGTTGTTAAAACCACCCAAAACAGTATATTGGTTCTTGTCCTTCATATAATTGACCATCGCATTCCCTTCGTACCGGTCTTTTGTGCCGTATCCCACAAAGGCGTTACCAAACAAACCTTCTTTCATCCCGGGTTTTACCATCAGGTTGATGATGGTCTCTTCTTC
This portion of the Petrimonas sulfuriphila genome encodes:
- a CDS encoding TonB-dependent receptor; amino-acid sequence: MKRFVLFIGLLLIGVSIFAQNNGRITGKIVDQETKEPVAQANVRILHQKDSLYLNGVASDQEGNFAISVPYGNYIIHVTYVGHHDLFRNVTISNTNRTANLGSVELGTDNILLDAAVVTAKAAEIVVRGDTVEYNADSYKVTESAILEDLLKKMPGIEIDSEGKITVNGREIKKIMVDGEEFFSTDPKVASKNLPAKMVEKLQVLDRRTDMAQMTGFDDGEEETIINLMVKPGMKEGLFGNAFVGYGTKDRYEGNAMVNYMKDKNQYTVLGGFNNTNNAGFSDLASSMFGSGGGGGRRMFFGGRSGITTSGNAGFNFSQQFTNKLKLGGNLRYGNTDNNTLSKTHTQNILSSGNTLEDENNSSNNYSQNFNMDLRLEWTPDTLTRIIFNPEGSVYNNRRTELSDFLTTTETLEDSINYGDSRYNSTGDGKNLSARLDVSRTLGKKGRILSVQLRGGMSDSENEGTNLSNTFYNGTKPDDLIDQRFVNTNDSKNWRGYVSYVEPLGNNNAIQFAYQYRQNISGSDKDTRVKDESGNYTVLDEQYSKRLENNFTNQEIEFNFQSVRQKYDYTIGFSVQPSSSQSKTFIGDNKISDFTRDVVNYAPMAQFNYRWTRQHNLRLRYFGNTDQPSVTQLSPVVDVSNPLNITYGNPDLKPSFEHRLNLRYQNFNPEKNRSMGFFGDIRYLTNDIVSSTMTDRETGRRETTYENVTGNWNANGRMMMNIPLKNIRFSVFSMSFASYNHANGFSNLEKNLSRRLNLGETLGLNYRSDLIDFGIRGNISYNKVKNSLEGQRDQEFLNYGGNANTTLYLPWDMSIESDINYSTNSGYSDGFTQDEWLWNASIQKQLFKQKNGTIRLKIYDILQQRSNISRSVTSNYIRDTTTNTLTTYFMVHFVYRFNIFKNGATREDMMPQHGPGPGRGFGRGHGG